From Streptomyces sp. Edi4, one genomic window encodes:
- a CDS encoding SCO1860 family LAETG-anchored protein, whose product MRRSLAIASCVALAAGPLLLAAPAHATGVQGDGGGRASAVVLRTGLDVSLLDKSLDVPLKATLNEVRAPASAERTALSVKLDGVDGGHPVDVLKADVATSRASVDATKAEGSARLVNARLHLPGLPLLSLVEVGEVTSSAVCEAGRAPVAKSNVLGAVTVLGQKVTLTAGGTTRVRVPGVGEIGLDLSRATTTSRTAAAVALQLKVSVNPLHLNVADVEGEVTLAEATCQTPSGAPAPAKPRPGGVAADPDGVPVVGAAVKTQNVGDAQLAQTGGSSAAPYVVGGVATLLVGGVLVAARRRVRG is encoded by the coding sequence GTGCGCCGATCCCTCGCGATCGCGTCCTGCGTGGCACTGGCCGCCGGTCCGCTGCTGCTCGCCGCGCCGGCGCACGCCACCGGCGTCCAGGGCGACGGCGGCGGCCGGGCGAGCGCCGTAGTACTGCGTACGGGGCTCGACGTCTCCCTGCTCGACAAGTCCCTCGACGTGCCGTTGAAGGCCACGCTCAACGAGGTGCGGGCGCCGGCCAGCGCCGAGAGGACCGCGCTGAGCGTGAAGCTGGACGGAGTCGACGGCGGGCACCCCGTCGACGTCCTGAAGGCCGACGTCGCCACGTCCAGGGCGAGCGTGGACGCGACCAAGGCGGAGGGTTCGGCCCGGCTGGTCAACGCCCGGCTCCATCTGCCGGGGTTGCCGCTGCTCTCGCTCGTGGAGGTGGGCGAGGTGACGTCCAGCGCGGTCTGTGAGGCGGGGCGCGCGCCGGTCGCCAAGTCGAACGTGCTGGGCGCGGTGACCGTGCTGGGCCAGAAGGTCACGCTGACGGCGGGCGGTACGACGCGGGTGCGGGTGCCGGGGGTCGGCGAGATCGGTCTCGACCTGTCCCGGGCCACGACCACCTCGCGCACGGCGGCGGCCGTCGCCCTTCAGCTCAAGGTCTCGGTCAATCCGCTCCATCTGAACGTCGCCGACGTCGAGGGCGAGGTCACGCTGGCGGAGGCTACCTGCCAGACGCCTTCGGGGGCGCCGGCGCCCGCCAAGCCCCGGCCCGGCGGTGTCGCGGCCGATCCGGACGGGGTGCCGGTGGTGGGGGCGGCGGTGAAGACGCAGAACGTCGGCGATGCCCAGTTGGCGCAGACCGGGGGGAGTTCGGCTGCGCCGTATGTGGTCGGGGGTGTGGCCACGTTGCTCGTGGGGGGCGTGCTTGTCGCTGCGCGGCGGCGGGTGCGGGGCTGA
- a CDS encoding amidohydrolase family protein: protein MSDRTVVHVKGRVLVGPEDVREELWAVDGRITYERPPGEAVTVTGWALPGLVDAHCHVGLDQHGPVPDEVSEQQALTDRAAGTLLIRDAGSPSDTRWIDDREDLPKIIRAGRHIARTRRYIRNYAHEIEPGDLVAYVAREARRGDGWVKLVGDWIDRAVGDLAACWPRGEVEAAIKEAHRLGARVTAHCFAEDSLRDLVEAGIDCVEHATGLTEDTIPLFAERGVAIVPTLVNIATFPHMADGGEAKFPDWAAHMRRLHERRYDTVRAAYDAGVPVFVGTDAGGSLAHGLVAAEVAELVTAGIPALDALSATAWGARSWLGRPGLEEGAPADLVVYDQDPRADVRVLAAPSRIVLNGRVVG from the coding sequence ATGAGTGATCGCACGGTGGTGCATGTGAAGGGGCGCGTCCTGGTGGGGCCCGAGGACGTACGGGAGGAACTGTGGGCGGTCGACGGGCGGATCACCTATGAGCGGCCACCGGGCGAGGCCGTCACCGTGACCGGCTGGGCGCTGCCCGGCCTGGTCGACGCGCACTGTCACGTCGGCCTCGACCAGCACGGCCCGGTCCCCGACGAGGTGAGCGAGCAGCAGGCCCTGACCGACCGCGCCGCCGGGACCCTGCTCATCCGCGACGCGGGCTCGCCCTCCGACACCCGCTGGATCGACGACCGCGAGGACCTGCCGAAGATCATCCGCGCCGGCCGGCACATCGCCCGCACCCGCCGCTACATCCGCAATTACGCGCACGAGATCGAGCCGGGCGACCTCGTGGCGTACGTGGCGCGCGAGGCGCGGCGCGGGGACGGCTGGGTCAAGCTGGTCGGGGACTGGATCGACCGGGCCGTCGGCGACCTCGCCGCCTGCTGGCCGCGCGGCGAGGTGGAGGCCGCGATCAAGGAGGCCCACCGGCTCGGCGCCCGCGTCACCGCGCACTGCTTCGCAGAGGACTCGCTGCGGGACCTGGTCGAGGCGGGAATCGACTGCGTCGAGCACGCCACGGGTCTGACCGAGGACACCATCCCGCTCTTCGCCGAGCGGGGCGTGGCGATCGTGCCGACGCTGGTCAACATCGCCACGTTCCCGCACATGGCCGACGGCGGCGAGGCCAAGTTCCCCGACTGGGCCGCCCACATGCGGCGGTTGCACGAGCGCCGCTACGACACCGTGCGCGCGGCGTACGACGCCGGGGTGCCGGTCTTCGTCGGCACGGACGCGGGCGGCTCGCTGGCCCACGGACTGGTCGCCGCCGAGGTCGCCGAGCTGGTCACGGCGGGCATCCCGGCGCTGGACGCGCTCTCCGCGACGGCCTGGGGGGCCAGGTCCTGGCTGGGGCGCCCGGGCCTTGAGGAGGGTGCGCCGGCCGACCTCGTGGTCTACGACCAGGACCCGCGCGCGGACGTCCGGGTCCTGGCGGCGCCGAGCCGGATCGTGCTCAACGGACGCGTGGTGGGCTGA